GTACTTTGGTATCATCAGTCAGTCTTTTCGAACTACCACGTTGGAACAGCTGAGTTTAACTATTACGATTTCACACCAGTGTGCATCGCAACCAGGGGTAACCGTGTGGTCATCGCAAGGCCAGATTCTCCTTGGAAGAACTTGAGAGATGCCATCGAGGATGCCAAGAAGAACCCAGGAAAAATAAGATTAGGTGTAGAAATCGGTGCAACGAGCCATTTCCAAGCGATACCAATACAGCTTGCCGCCAACAACGGTTTCATTTTGAGTGCCAGTTCCGGTGGCGATATGGATAGAATCACTAAGATCATGGGAGGTCATATGGACTTGAGTCCGATAGCGCTCTCTGCCGCTGTGCCGTTCTTCAAATCGGGTGAGCTGAAACCACTCGCGGTTTTGTCACCCGAAAGAGACCCATTCTTGCCAAACGTACCGACGGCAAAAGAACTCGGATTGGAAGAACTCGTTTTCACTCAAGACCAATTCTTCTTGATGCCGAAAGGAACACCAACAGAAATTGTGAAAACTTTTGCCAATGCCATCAAGCAGGTTTTGCAACTGAAAGAGTGTGCGGATGAACTCGCCGAGAAAGCCTTCGCCATACCGTTCTACATGGATGGTGAGGAAATGCTCAAATTCCTCAAATGGGAAGATGAGAGGTTCGATCGTTTTGCGAGAGCTGCGGGTTTGAAAAAGTGAATCTTTTGCTGGGGGCGTTGTCCCCCAGCTTTGGAGGTACAGAGTATGCGCTTTGGGAAGGATTTTTATTCTGGGTTGATTCTGAGTTTGTTCGGTGTTTTGATGTTTTTTGAAAGTCAAAAAATAAGAAGGTTGAGATTCGACGTGTTGGACAACACATTTTTTCCAAGTGTAGCTACTATTCTGCTGGTGATATTCTCTGTCGCTTTAGTTATTCATTCACTCCTCAGCAAAGAGAAACCCAAACCGATCGTCTTCGAAAAGCCTTTAAGAGTAATCCTCTTTTTGGTCAGCTTTCTGGTCTACATTTTGTTGATGGAACCGGTCGGTTTCGTTCTATCTAGCATCATATTCGTTTTTGTCTCGTGTTTGATCATATCTTGGCCCATTAAGATTAAAACGACGGTTTATTCTGCAATCTTCGCCATCGCAACGAGTTTTTCTGTGTGGTACGTTTTTGCTAAAGTGCTGAGGCTAGTGCTCCCCTGAGGTGAAATTATGCAGATAAAACTTCCCTACGACAAGGATCGTTTTCTCGAGGTGGAGATACCCGAGCAAAACATTTTGGCAATAGCTCGAGCTCGCTTTCCCGAGGCCGTAAAGGATCCTATAAGTGAACTGAAAAGATCGTTTCGTAATCCCATAGCTTCACCCAAGCTCGGTGAAATCTTGGGGAAAAAGAGCAAAGTGGCCATCGTTGTCACAGATATGACGAGGCACGCCATGGACGGTTTGGTTAGCGAATTGTTGCTCGAGGAAATTCACTCGGCAGGCGTACCAAAAAAGAATGTATATTTTCTAATCGCGCTTGGCACACACAGGCCCATGAATCAAAAAGAAATAGAAGAAAAATTGGGAGAAAAGATCGTGAATGAGTATGCCATTTACAATCATGATTGCCACAATGGACTCACAGACTTAGGGCAAAGTTCGGCAGGTTTCCCAATGAAGATCAGCAAAAAGCTGATGGAAGCTGATGTAAAAATCACCGTAGGTGTGATCGAGCCGCACCTGTTTGCAGGTTACAGTGGGGGAGTTAAAACTATTTGTGTCGGTTTGGCAGGTATCGAAACGATAGGTGCAACGCACAGCCTCAAAGTACTTTCAGATCCCAGAACGAGACTTGGGGTTATAGAGGGTAATGTTTTCAGAGATTTTCTCAACGAGATGGCTCAGAGAGTGAAAATAGATTTCACAGTGAACCTTGTGTTGAACGAAGAAAAGCAACTCACAGCGGCGTTTTCTGGTCATCCCATTGAATCGTTCAATGCCGCTGTGAAGTTTACCAAGTCCTTTGTGGAGGTTCCCGTTCAAGGTGTAGCGGACGTGGTCATTTCGTGCCCGGGTTTTCCGAAGAGTGTGAACTTGTATCAAGCCACAAGGGCTGCAAACACGGTGGTTCTTGGACCAAAGCCTGTAGTGAAAAGAGGAGGGCTCATTCTCATACCCGCTCGGTGTGAAGACGGCTTGGGTGACGAGAATTACTATAAATTCATGTCTAGCTTCGATAATTTTGAAAACTTAAGGGAACATATATTCACGAAAGGTTTTGAAATCGGTGAACATAAAGCATACGTTCTGACCAAGATTTTATCTCACGCTTCGATCGTAATGAGTGATTGCGAGATAGATGATCTCATTTTGAGAAAGATGTACCTCTTGAAAGTTTCCACGCTTCAAGAAGGAATCGATCAAATTTTGAAGGAAAATCCACGTACAAAATTTCTTGTGATGCCCAACGGTGTGCATACGATTCCAATTTTGGAGGGATGAACGTGAAGGTCATGATAGTACAACCGATCCACGAAAACGGCGTGAAAATGCTTTTGAATGCGGGATTCGAGGTCGTGCAAGCTTCAAATCCAGAACCATCTGTCGTTGCTCGCGAGATCTCAGATTGCGATGGAGTTATAGTCAGGACCGCACTTTTCACGGCGGAGATCATAAGAAATGCACCAAAACTCAAGGTCATAGCGAGACACGGTGTAGGGGTGGACAACATCGACGTTGAAGAAGCCTCAAAGCATGGAATTTACGTTGTCAACACTCCCAATGCGAATGCACTCTCGGTTGCTGAAGCTACAGTTGCGTTCATACTCGCTCTAGCAAAGCAACTCAAGCAGATGGATGCTGCTACGAGGAGAGGGGATTTCAAGATCAGGGATCTATTCTCAACCATGGATGTGGATGGAAAAACTCTTGGGATCATTGGTCTAGGTAGGATAGGTTCGTTGGTGGCGAAGAAATGTCAAGCTGCTTTCTCGATGAAGGTACTCGCTTACGATCCCTACATCGACACTAGTAGAGCTTTGGAGCTGGGGGTTGAGTTAACCTCATTGGATCGACTTTTGAAAGAAGCGGATTTCGTCACAATCCATGTTCCACTCACAACTGAAACAAAAAATATGATAGGAGAAGCACAGTTGAAACTCATGAAACCAACTGCGTACATCATAAACATGGCGCGTGGTCCAATTTGGGACGAATACGCTGTGGTGAAAGCGCTCAACGAAGGTTGGATAGCAGGTGCGGCCACTGACGTATTTGTCGAAGAACCCCCAAAGAACGATCATCCCTTCCTCAAATGTGAAAAAATCTTGCTCACACCACACAACTCAGCACTCACTAAAGAATGCGTGATCAGGATGGCAGAAGGAGCGGCACAAGGTGTGATAGAAGTTCTAACGGGAAAGAAACCGAGCTTTCCTGTGAATCTAGATCTCTTGAGAAAGTACGGAAAGATTTGAAAAGGGGGCGAATGGAGATGAATTTTGTTCCAAAAGGAGTTATACCAGCGGTCGTTACACCCATGCACAAAGATGAGAGTATCAACGAGTCGGCTTTCAGAAAACTTTTAAACTATCTAGTCAACAACGGTGTTCACGGTGTCTTTGTGATAGGAAGCCAAGGGGAATTTTACGCTCTGACGAAGGAAGAGAAAATTAGATTGATGGAGATCGCCGTCGAGGAAGTGAACGGTAGAGTTCCAGTTTATGCAGGTACTGGAGGTATAACTACTAAAGAAGTCATCGAGCTCAATGATGCGGCGGAGAGGATAGGTGTGGATGCTGTTTCCATCATCACACCGTACTATATCACACCATCGCAAGACGAGCTGTACGAACATTATGCAAAGATCGCGAAAGCCACCAGATTGCCAGTTTTGTTATACAACAACCCTGGAAGAACTGGGGGTGTGAAGCTGGAGCCACGAACGGTTGAAAAGCTGGCAGACATCGATAATATCGTGGGTATAAAGGATAGCAGTGGCGATTTGACTAACACGAGTGAGTACATAAGACGTACTAAAGCTAAGAATTTTTATGTGCTCGCGGGGAGAGACACGCTCATACTAGCCACACTGCTCTACGGTGGAACTGGTTCCATTGCAGCAACAGCCAACGCCGCACCAAAGCTTGTTGCAAGCATATATGATTATTTCATCAAAGGAGATATTGAGAATGCAAAACGAGCTCAGGAAGAACTCACGCCGTTGAGACTAGCCTTTGAGCTCGGAACCTTCCCGGTGGTCATCAAAGAAGCATTGAACATGATGGGAATCGAAGCTGGGCCGGCACGTGGACCAATCAAGGGTTTGAGTGAGGAAAAGAAAGCCGAACTGAGAAAAGTC
This region of Pseudothermotoga sp. genomic DNA includes:
- the larA gene encoding nickel-dependent lactate racemase translates to MQIKLPYDKDRFLEVEIPEQNILAIARARFPEAVKDPISELKRSFRNPIASPKLGEILGKKSKVAIVVTDMTRHAMDGLVSELLLEEIHSAGVPKKNVYFLIALGTHRPMNQKEIEEKLGEKIVNEYAIYNHDCHNGLTDLGQSSAGFPMKISKKLMEADVKITVGVIEPHLFAGYSGGVKTICVGLAGIETIGATHSLKVLSDPRTRLGVIEGNVFRDFLNEMAQRVKIDFTVNLVLNEEKQLTAAFSGHPIESFNAAVKFTKSFVEVPVQGVADVVISCPGFPKSVNLYQATRAANTVVLGPKPVVKRGGLILIPARCEDGLGDENYYKFMSSFDNFENLREHIFTKGFEIGEHKAYVLTKILSHASIVMSDCEIDDLILRKMYLLKVSTLQEGIDQILKENPRTKFLVMPNGVHTIPILEG
- the dapA gene encoding 4-hydroxy-tetrahydrodipicolinate synthase, giving the protein MNFVPKGVIPAVVTPMHKDESINESAFRKLLNYLVNNGVHGVFVIGSQGEFYALTKEEKIRLMEIAVEEVNGRVPVYAGTGGITTKEVIELNDAAERIGVDAVSIITPYYITPSQDELYEHYAKIAKATRLPVLLYNNPGRTGGVKLEPRTVEKLADIDNIVGIKDSSGDLTNTSEYIRRTKAKNFYVLAGRDTLILATLLYGGTGSIAATANAAPKLVASIYDYFIKGDIENAKRAQEELTPLRLAFELGTFPVVIKEALNMMGIEAGPARGPIKGLSEEKKAELRKVLQEMKLL
- a CDS encoding hydroxyacid dehydrogenase, whose product is MIVQPIHENGVKMLLNAGFEVVQASNPEPSVVAREISDCDGVIVRTALFTAEIIRNAPKLKVIARHGVGVDNIDVEEASKHGIYVVNTPNANALSVAEATVAFILALAKQLKQMDAATRRGDFKIRDLFSTMDVDGKTLGIIGLGRIGSLVAKKCQAAFSMKVLAYDPYIDTSRALELGVELTSLDRLLKEADFVTIHVPLTTETKNMIGEAQLKLMKPTAYIINMARGPIWDEYAVVKALNEGWIAGAATDVFVEEPPKNDHPFLKCEKILLTPHNSALTKECVIRMAEGAAQGVIEVLTGKKPSFPVNLDLLRKYGKI
- a CDS encoding tripartite tricarboxylate transporter substrate binding protein; this translates as MGRRLLAVMVLLSFVSLSFATYPTGPIKVVVPYSAGGASDVQVRIIGKYVKQLFGWDFAVVNITSGGGSTGAREVLKAKPDGYTVLWYHQSVFSNYHVGTAEFNYYDFTPVCIATRGNRVVIARPDSPWKNLRDAIEDAKKNPGKIRLGVEIGATSHFQAIPIQLAANNGFILSASSGGDMDRITKIMGGHMDLSPIALSAAVPFFKSGELKPLAVLSPERDPFLPNVPTAKELGLEELVFTQDQFFLMPKGTPTEIVKTFANAIKQVLQLKECADELAEKAFAIPFYMDGEEMLKFLKWEDERFDRFARAAGLKK
- a CDS encoding tripartite tricarboxylate transporter TctB family protein; translated protein: MRFGKDFYSGLILSLFGVLMFFESQKIRRLRFDVLDNTFFPSVATILLVIFSVALVIHSLLSKEKPKPIVFEKPLRVILFLVSFLVYILLMEPVGFVLSSIIFVFVSCLIISWPIKIKTTVYSAIFAIATSFSVWYVFAKVLRLVLP